The nucleotide sequence TAAATACTGCTTTGTGATATGCAAATTAAAAACTGTTGTTTTAAATTGTGCCTTTTTAATATTCACTGAAGTAAGATTTATTCCTCCATTCATGAGCCTCTGTATCCAAATATCCTTTGTACAGCAAGCAAAACCTTTTGTAGAAAACTGTTTTACATTAATGGCTGCACATGACAGATTTGGTGAACACTTGGTGGATAGATTTGAACATTTAATATACTTCATTGAATAACAGAAAGGAAGTTTTTATGGACTTTGGTAATATGGTGTGAACTTCCAAAAGTGTATTAAACTAGAAATGAGAGAAAAAATGGCCAGGCCATGGAAGTAGTAAAGAATGACATGTCACTTAAAACTGGTACATAATATTGTCGtataacaaaaacaatcaattttgacaTGCAGTAAGTCTTCACTGACCCACGGTTCTGGGTGGCTATCCTGAAATGTACCCCTTTTTGTAGCCCTCTCTGGTCCTTTCCGTTCACTCTTCTTCCTTCCCAGTCCATGTTCCCTTGCTGAGGTAAAGGCATCTTGTACAGTTACAGTAGACATGGGATGATTGAGATTGGGCAGTGGCTCCAAAAGCTTACCTAATCATCTCAccttgtgtgttctgctgccacttggcaaGTAGATTTTATCTAAATTAGATTATTGTGGTATGGATGATTCTGCTTTGACAGGCGAAGAAACAGTAATAGTTTGTTAGCTTGAGAAGGGTTGGTCCCCAGGGGATCAACTTTTTGATATGCAGTATTGCTGATGATTCAAGGTATTACATACAGCAGGTGTCATTCCCTACCCCTGTGGCtcctggggttagaataggcctgaggtgttcctgcctgtcgtaagaggtgactaaaaggagtctcgcacTTTTTGATTCTGTAAGTTAAGGTCTTATTTTAAGGTTGGAACTGCcattttccaaattctacagaagtgcgagcCATAtgaggaagggcaccttacatggtgcatgagttatccatagtgcccttagatttgatctcctgaacctcttgtcttGGCTTTTCATATCCGCCCgtaattcaactatttgggtgaggatgctttctggggtatgtcatcttctgttgtctcctgtcctgtttcgccccatgacaatattggacaATATTGCATGTATCATATTAAATTTTCCTGATAATACAGTAATGTTGGTGATTTAATTGGCATTGATATTTGGTAGTTGGACTGGTCTAAAATTTAGTGCTGTATGCTTATCAGTGATTACAAATTTTTTGAGGATTGTTTTTAATATATCACTGCTTTAAATTTTTATGGCTGCTTACCTTACTCCCTTGTATGAGAGCCCAAGGTTTAGTTGTGAATAGTGGTGGGCAATTTTTCTTGCCAAGACACTGTAGTTGTTAGTTACTTCAAACTCTTAAGACCACAAATCTTATGTTAGTTTGTTTCCTGAATTGTTTCTCTGCATCTGCGGGTGGTTTTTTTAAGTCGATGTACTAGGGTCTGCAATAATTCAGAACTGATGATACACATTGATCATTAGCTTTCAGGTGCTTTGTATGCTTGGTTTTGGAAATGCAAAGATTTTACCAAAGTTACTGTAAGTCTCTTCAGTTTTTACTGTTCAGTCAGCTGCCTTGAAATCAAAAACCTAACTAGTTCAGTATCTTTGTAGTTATGTACTATTTTCTTACTGTGCATTATTTTAATCTAATAGAATTATAACATACAAATCTGTGAATTTCGTTTCTGTAATGTTTGGGTAAATTTCTGTTTAACTTAATTCTAAAGACTACCTATAGTGCTTTGTTTCTTTAACctcttttgaaaatgttttattgaatTTTAACCCTACTAAAATATGTATTACTCGACATTGTTTATAGATAACTGGAGTGTGAAAGCTAAACGCAGGAAGACTACTGGCACTGGCAGGATGCGCACATTGAAAATTGTGCGGAGGAGATTCAGGTATGTTACCTAACTAGCACTTCCAAAGTTTTCTATGTAAAtgctatttaaaaaatttattgattgCTGGCTGTGACTATATACTTCTGTCTTATTTTCCAGGAATGGTTTCCGTGAAGGTGGAAAACCAGCTCCTCGTAAAGTTTCAGGTTAAGTTCATGTAATGAAGTATTGAAATAAAGTTAATTTGTACATTTGCTGTGTCTTTCAATCTGCCTAATTAAAAGTCCCAATACATTTGTGAAAATGTTGACACTCTTATCAGAAGTGAGATAAGTGGGAAACTGATAGTTTCAGTGTATAAAGTCACTTTCTCCACCATCTTATTGTGCAGCTTCCTGTGCATTTACTTACAGCATCTTTTACATTTGTCTCAAAGTATTTGCTTACTTCAAATGATAGTAGTGCCTGACCAAATTATTCACGAGCAAAGAAGCTGCAACTGttttgtgtgatgaatacatttaaacttggaggaatttatcaATGTTATAGTAAGCTTAGTAACATAACTGCAACACCAAATTACAATTAGTGTAGCTGTCTGGGTAATACATTTAAATGATGAATATTGCtagatcacaggctaatgtaagagtgagataagccattgcaaatgtgaaatgctggtacattaataatagaTGTAACCACCAGAAAGTTAAATTCAAGTATGCAGATGTGTGTGCATTGTGTTGAACAGGtgctgggtgtcagtttgtgggatgctgtGCATGCCTGTTGGACTTTGTTGGTCAATGCTTTGTTggctaatgttgtttgtggatgacgctggaaatgGTGTCCGATGTTCCGTTTGTGCTCGATTGGAGTCGGATCTAGTAGGCCGAGGCAACCTGTTGATACTGCACAGCATACTGGGttacagcagtatgtggatgagcCTTATCTTGTTGTAAAATAgcctctggaatactgttcatgaatggtgtGGCACAACCAGTTGAATCATCAGAttgtgcagtcagggtgtgtgggaaaaccatgtgtgctgctgctgctgtcagaatgaaactgcacaccagaccataactcaaGCTGTAGGTCCATTGTATTGAGGCCACAGAAAAGTTGGTTGCAGGTACTTGCCTGGCCTCCACCTAACAAAgacacagctttcatcagaaagcacacagacctccaccctgccccaaatgagctctcatttgacaccactgaagtcacagatGGCAGTCGTTTGAGGGCAGTGGACTGCATGCTAAagtgcatctggctcagagctgtccttgaaatacctGATTTGTAACAGATTTTTGTCACtgaggtgccagctgctgctcatatTGCCACTGGAGGTGCTGTAGAGagcaccagagccatatgccgaagaCAATGGTTATTCCTCATGGTACTGCCCTCCTGGCCGCttagagcccagtcttcttgctgcTGTACATTTTAGTGCGAACACTGCTGCCAGCAATTACGTACAGTGcctacattactgccaagtctttctgcaatattgccaaAGGAACATGCAGCTGTATGTAGCACTATTACCTGATGTTCAAACTTAGTTAGGTATAGTGGCATCTTTGTCccctttaaggcattcttgacttaaATCAGCTCTGGTCCAGTCTAAACGTAACTAACACTCATGACTACAGCATGTATTTATAGGAAGCCTAATTTGCAAACTCATAGTGGTGTTACTAGTGCCAATTTCGTGAGACTGGCTACAAATTTAAAAtgacatgtttcagatgtagaaaacaaGCCAGGTAGTGCTGAAGGCCATGGCTACTTGGCTGTGGTGGCCATAGGCTTAAATTGCAAATTGTATTCTCAATTTGCAGTGAAACCTCTACAGCTAGCTTTACCAGCTTCAGTCCCAGCCAGGTGCCCACCAGCAGAGGTGGACAAATGGCTTTGTGGAGGCAGTTAAGCAGCTGTGCTGCACTGGCAGAGTGCACAAGGGCAAAAGTGATAAAATGCCTCACATGCATAGAATGCATGCAATACAGTGCTTCCTCTTGTGACATGTACTAGCTGTACTTAATTGACTTAGCAGAAGGGTGCCTGCATTGGAACAGCATGCTCTATACAGTAGATTAATGTAGCATGTTGCTGATGCCAGTTCTAAAAGATTGCCTTAGTTCCAGTTTGTGCAGATACAAATTATTGCAGTTTGTGTTCACATTTACTGGTCCAGGCAAGAAATGATACCTAAAGCAAGTCCAGAGCAAGACAAGTGTTGCTTGTGAACACTAAAATTTGTTGCATTTCAGTGAAACTGCTAGTCTGCAAACTACTTAGCACTATTCAACTGCTACATGGTGTTTACATTCAAAATACCATCAGTTGCCAGCTACCACAACAAATGTGAACTAATTTTAACATGTTAAGTGaacttgaaagaaggttgtatacatggaagaaccctggagatactaaaaggtatcagattatataatggtaagacagatttaggaaccagggtttaaattgtaagacatttccaggggcagatgtggactctgaccacaatctattggttatgagctgtaggttgaaactgaagaaactgcaaaaaggtgggaatttaaggagatcggacctggataaactgaaagaaccacaggttgtacagtgtttcagggagagcataagggaacaattgacaggaatgggggaaagaaatacagtagaagaagaatgggtagcaatagggatgcaatagtgaaggcagcagaggatcaaataggtaaaaagacgagggctagtagaaacccttgggtaacagaagaaatattgaacttaattgatgaaaggagaaaacataaaaatgcagtaaatgaagcaggcaaaaaggaatacaaacgtctcaaatatgagattgacaggaagtgcaaaatggctaagcaggcatggctagaggacaaatataagaatgtagaggcttatctcactaggggtaagatagatactgcctacaggaaaatgagatacctttggagaaaggagaaccacttgcatgagtatcaagagctcaggtggaaacccagttctaagcaaagaagggaaagcagaaaggtggaaggagtatatagagggtctatacaagggcgatggacttgaggacaatattatggaaacgggagaggatgtagatgaagatgaaatggaagaggatgtagatgatgaaatgggagaagatgtagatgaagatgaaatgggagatatgaaactgcataaagagtttgacagagcactgaaagacctgagtcgaaacaaggcccctggagtagacaacatttcattagaactactgacggccttgggagagccagtcctgacaaaactctaccatctggtgagcaagatgtatgaggcaggcgaaataccctcagacttcaagaagaatataataattccaatctcaaagaaagcaggtgttgagatgtgaaaattaccgaactaccagtttaataagtcacagctgcaatatactgacgcgaattctttacagacgaatggaaaactgatagaagccgacctcggggaagatcagtttggattccgtagaaatgttggaacatgtgaggcaatactgaccctacgatttatcttagaagaaagattaaggaacggcaaacctacgtttctagcatttgtagacttagagaaagcttttgacaatgttgactggaatactctc is from Schistocerca cancellata isolate TAMUIC-IGC-003103 chromosome 6, iqSchCanc2.1, whole genome shotgun sequence and encodes:
- the LOC126190710 gene encoding 60S ribosomal protein L37, yielding MTKGTSSFGKRRNKTHTLCRRCGRSSYHIQKSKCAQCGYPSRKLRSYNWSVKAKRRKTTGTGRMRTLKIVRRRFRNGFREGGKPAPRKVSG